A region of Sphingobium baderi DNA encodes the following proteins:
- a CDS encoding DUF1153 domain-containing protein: MIENQKIRPAQVVGPLGEPLTLDSLPPANTTRWVVRRKAEVVAAVNGGLLSVDEACKRYDLTLEEFASWQRAVDRSGMHGLRVTRIQYYKSLYERQQRY, from the coding sequence ATGATTGAAAACCAGAAAATCCGACCTGCACAGGTCGTCGGGCCGCTCGGAGAACCCCTAACTCTGGACAGCCTGCCCCCCGCGAACACAACGCGTTGGGTCGTGCGCCGCAAGGCCGAGGTAGTCGCCGCCGTGAATGGCGGGCTGCTGAGCGTGGACGAAGCGTGCAAACGCTATGACCTGACGCTGGAAGAATTCGCAAGCTGGCAGCGCGCGGTCGACCGGTCGGGCATGCATGGCCTGCGCGTCACCCGCATCCAATATTATAAATCCCTCTACGAACGGCAGCAGCGTTACTGA
- a CDS encoding GlsB/YeaQ/YmgE family stress response membrane protein, with amino-acid sequence MGIILWLIVGGVIGWLASMVMRTDAQQGILLNIVVGIVGAFVGGLIFSGGSINDGLTVYSFLVSLVGAIILLAIVNLIRRGSVR; translated from the coding sequence ATGGGCATTATCTTGTGGCTTATCGTCGGCGGTGTCATCGGCTGGCTCGCCAGCATGGTCATGCGGACCGACGCGCAACAGGGCATATTGCTGAACATCGTGGTCGGCATTGTCGGCGCGTTCGTCGGCGGCCTCATCTTCAGCGGCGGGTCGATCAATGACGGACTGACCGTATACAGCTTCCTCGTCTCGCTGGTCGGCGCGATCATCCTGCTAGCGATCGTGAATCTGATAAGACGCGGATCGGTGCGTTAA
- a CDS encoding GlsB/YeaQ/YmgE family stress response membrane protein, producing MELMGWILLGLLAGAVARLIMPGRDPGGCIVTMLLGTAGALLAGYAGRLAGFYGPDESAGFMAAIVGSVVILAIYRLFAARR from the coding sequence ATGGAATTGATGGGATGGATTCTCCTCGGCTTGCTGGCTGGAGCGGTGGCGCGGCTCATCATGCCGGGCCGCGACCCGGGCGGTTGCATCGTGACGATGCTGCTAGGGACGGCAGGCGCCCTTCTGGCTGGTTATGCCGGGCGGCTGGCGGGCTTCTATGGCCCCGACGAGTCCGCCGGTTTCATGGCCGCTATCGTGGGATCGGTCGTCATATTGGCAATCTATCGCCTGTTCGCGGCGCGCCGCTGA